The DNA window gtgtttgattaaaaaaaaaaaaaacggaatgtGTGAGCAGCAAAGATATGAAGGTGTCATTTTGAATTTCAAAGGGGAGAGAGGTGGTTCATCGGTCctctgtgtgtttgctgagCGCAGCCTCAGCTGCAGGCATTTCCTTTGAGCGAGGTAACCAACCTACTGTAGACCTACAGATGCTATATGCTAAGATTAGCTCCCAACAGTTGGTGTTAGCCTGGCGCGACTAACCTCCACATCTCTGCTATAAAAACATTACTGGTTATGTATTATCACTTAAAATGtatcaataatataataaatcatTGGTATATTTATATGAAAGTCATTAATGCCTTTCCTGTCCATCATTCTTCGTTGACTATATTAGTTACATAATAGTGGGAAAACGGGTTGAGAAGTTAGCTACATTCGTGAAGCAAAGCAAAGTTCTATTTGCACATATCTGTCATCTGCCGTTCGTAAATGCTCTCGCCCCACACCGGCTGCGTGTCCCACCCCGGGCATCCCTGGCGAGATAACCTGTCTGGCTACGCCCCCTCATCTCTGCTAATGTCATAGACAAACATCTGGCCACACAAGCTTCATAACACACCTGAGCCTGGGTCACTATCTGCAGGCTCTTCTGACACTCTTCGATCAGCCGGTTCATCTTTGTTTGTCTCCAAGACTTCACCAGTGAGCCAACTGGAAAGTCTCCATTTCTCTCTTCCAGTCTCCGATAAACCTGCTCGCCCCCAGCCGGGAGCTGATTGGTGGAAGGAAGGGGCCAGTGCATATACAGTGTGTTCGGATGTCGTGAAGAGTTTCAGCTCTTTTCTTGTCCAGCGACGAAGAGGTGAGTCCATCCGCTCCGATTTCACTGCTCTAAAACAGGTTTTGCTTTTTCGTTTATGTTCTAAAGAAACTAATTCTTTAGAAAATAAGtgttattaggggtgggattcatttaaaaaagtaatcTAGTCatttagagaatttgtgattaattcatgtaaattaatcacagtttaatggtattagagtatttgccacaagaagccacatttttcaatttgaatgtatttggtacattactgaatcaaatgatggacccacacatacatttaaacaacatactattgtttattttgcatcagtttgacaatagctcaataaatcacgatggtggctatattaaactttttatatcaccttatttaaacaaaagctcttttaatgtcttgaaaatatttctataataatttcaattttataagaatttcaagtccattcagagtagtggaaaccctggacattgtgtggcaaaaaacatccctgaacaaaagaaaacagatgcttttgtttgcttttgttcagggattccgcCATGTTTTCTGTAATAagctgaaactggatcatttcccacaaaACACCTAAaagtctctcacggcacactggTGCATCGCagcacaccggttgaaaaacactgctctagaCTACTACAATCGAAGCAAGAACAGAGTGGTAGAGTCACACATCACTTCCTCTCACAAGCCACAAAACAAGACGTGATAGGCCGGACTTTAACTTTAGTTAATAAACGGATGAAAAATAATCTGTGTCTGGAGTAAAGCCTTCTGTTAGGGCAACAACATTAACTTCATTAATCACTTGTTGAAGCCAGAAATCAAagtttcttttacattttttaataagaCGCAGAGGTGATGTTTactgacatttttaaacaaaaagaaGCAAATTATTGTTCTTGTTTAAACAGGTGTCAGCCACTGTATCACAAGGTTTGAGTGTCAAATATTTGAGCAATTGAACTTCTTAAATGTGAGACTTTGCTTTGAGAACCAACTGAATCTCGTGATGTCGGGGGATTTGGGAGGTTCGAACAGAGCACACACGCTTCAATGGTGAAACCAAATGAGAATTCTGGTGGAGCACATCCCATCTGCTCTTGTATTGGTGAAACACTCACCCGGGACTCCCCACCGAACCTGTTCCGGGGGGTGGGGTCAGCACCTTGATGTAGCAGAAACCTGTTGGCTCACCTTTAACAGGAAATACATGCTGCAGTCACCAGCATGGTGGATGAGATGGAGGCAGTTCAGCATCCCCCTCCTTCCTTCTTACTTTTATATTCTTTCTGTTCAcgccttttctgtttttctcttttgatcCCTTTCCCCTTTCTTAATTTCTTCCACCTTCTTTCTCTATTCTCTTTCCCGCTTCTTCAACTTTTCCTTTCTCATCTCTTTTTGTTTCTCtcactctttttcttttatttgaagCTCCTTTTGCCTTCTTTGTCATCcctccttttttcttttatttgttttccacatGTCCTCTCTTTTTACCTTGCCCAGGTTTGCTTCAGAGGTTTGTGGGGGTAGAAAGTGGCTCTTGAGATGTTTCAACAGTGCTGAAGATGAAAGCCAGAATGAACACCAGACCTCAGTTGGATAACAATCATGAACAAATGCAAAACTCATAAATAGGGAAATTGGACAACCGGTTCATCCCAAATGTGccttttccctcctcacagTGAAACCATGCCTGTCTTTTCTGGAAGTCCACAcatggaagctgctgctgctggttgtcCCCATGCGTCCAGCCTGAGAAATCCAGACTTGCCTGAGGACTTGAAGACCAACGGTACCAGCAGCATACACTCCAATGGGCACCAGCTGCCGGCAGACTCAGGAGAGAGCCGGCATGATGGAGGGGAGACTTCTGAAGATGAGAGGAAATGGACCCGGCCCGACTTACCCAGCAAATGCACCTGGAGGCTCGGCGCACCGGAGTCCGAGTCCCCACACAGCAAGGCGGAACCGTAAGACTTGCCGCCCTCAGAAGCTGTTAGAGCCTGAGGAAGAGTCTTTCACATCTCAGAAGATCAGTCTGCTGCTTCTTTGCCGTCTTTGATATCAATCCATTTACCTTCATAATTTTTTCTCTTAATTTCCCAGTGTTTTTCACTATTTTCTAtgcctttatttttcattctttgtttaattttttcttcatgttttatttggtttctcacttttcttttctttttcgtcATTTCCGCACCTCTTCTGCTTTTTCATTGTATGTTCTTTTGTCCTAGCTCCTCCCAGTTTTAAttgtcttctcctctctcctttTCAttatgacctttgaacttttcCCTTctgctttctctttgtttttcctttctttttgtcttctctTATTCTCTCCATTCACTTTTCCGTCTGTTGACTTTCCACTTTTGCCTCATCTTTCCCCTTAACACATTCACccactttcttttcattttctttgatttttcttttcttcagtttcCTTTTGTCTTTTCCGCTCCTTCTCTTCTattcctgttttcttttgccTGTCTGCTTTTTACCACATTTACATATCTCTTTTACCATATCTCACTATCTTGCTTCCTACCTTCCTCCTCTACGTTGTAGCTCAGAAAGGAagtggcatgaaaaaaaaaaaaacagatggtaGTCATGCGCCATTtcagttttcatgttctcattttGACCTTTAAAGTTGTGCCTATGAAAGCATGACGTCAGTCAGTGGTTCTCCATGTGCCCCCCTCAGCCTCCCAACACCAAACATCCTGCCAAACATCCTCTGGAAAGTCGGAAACACACCCATGGTGCGTTTGAACCGAATCCCCAAAGAGTTTGGTCTCAAGTGCGAAATGTGTGAGTAAACAGGTTTTctaaacacacacttgtaccTCTTCATATCACATTTCAATATTCAAATGTGCACTCAAGAGAACAATACATATTTAACCTTGAAGTAAAGaaagatgtttgttttattcaccCGATACGCTCCAAACTAAACTCCCAGTATCTCTGACTGGGTGGACTCATGATCAATGCCTCTCCAGCGGTTTAGTTTCCACTGCTTTTGTTGAGGATTAGTTTATACTGCTGACTCAAACTATCAAGTAGCCTCAACTAGGAGTGTTTGTCCCACACTTTCACTGGCACTTTACaaagctgactcagcagagaTATTCCGTAAGCATCACATTGtattaaaatctattttaaaaaattaaaaaatcattaccatctaaaaaagaaaaactatcaCACTGTAGCTGAGCACCACTGCCACCTCTAActcgctactgccacctactgtcctaTGTTGCTTATTGCGATcactgatatttcaaatgctagtTTTCTTGAACAAGCAAGACTATATGTTGTAGGGTATTTGTGATGATGCACGACAACCAACTTTCCACTTTTGTGGATGTTCTGCTTTAGTGGTCAAGTGCGAGTTCTTCAATGCCAGTGGAAGTAGCAAGGACAGGATTGCAGTCCGTATGGTGGACGACGCTGAGAAGGCCGGGATCCTCAAACCAGGGGACACCATCATCGAGCCGTCGTCTGGAAACACAGGTAGATCATAGACCTCAGAGAAACTGCAACTAAGGATTCAACCGTCGACTTGTCGTGGCCAGGAATCGGTCTGTGCCTAGCAGCTGCAGTGAAGGGATATCGCTGTATCATCACGATGGCTGAGAGGATGAGCATGGAAAAGGTCAGCTGCTCCTCAAATGGTGTGTTAGGAGTTTCTCCTTATGTGCAGCCGGCTTGTTCTAGGTGGATCTGATGAAAGCTCTCGGGGCAGAAATAGTCCGCACTCCAAATTCGGCACCCTTCACCTCGCCAGAGTCCAACGTCGGCGTTGCCTGGCGCCTGAAGAGCGAGATCCCCAACTCACACATCCTCGACCAGTACCGGAGTCCCAGCAACCCTCTGGTTCACTACGAGACCACGGCGGAGGAGATCCTGCAACAGTGCGACGGTTGGTATTGAAGGTCATGGCACTGGCTCCTTGTTGCGTGGCTGAATGTGTTTCCTTCAGGTAAAGTGGACATGGTGGTGGCTGGAGGCGGAACCGGCGGAACTCTGACTGGGCTGGCTCGGAAGCTGAAGGAGAAGTGTCCCAACGTTAAGGCAAGAGGTCATCTTTCGGCCACTCCACGGGACGTTTAGAAATGGAACCATCTCGTCCGTCTAGGTTGTCGCTGTGGTCCCTGAAGGCTCTATTGTAGGTGGCCCTGGAAAACAAGGACCCAGAGCTCCGTTTGAAGTGGAGGGAATCGGTTATGAGTTCCTCCCCACAGTCTTGGACTGCTCTGTGAGTGTCTCTGATAACGTTTGCTGGACTGTCGGATCAGATCTCATGACCTGAAATGTGCAGCTCATCGACCACTGGTACAAATCCAGTGACAAGGATTCGTTCAACATGGCGCGGAAGATGATCAAAGAGGAGGGACTTCTGTGCGGTGAGACCCCGACCCGGTGATTTTTGAGAGTCGTGTATCGGGTTAATACGTGAGGCGTTTCCTTCAGGCGGCAGCTCTGGGTCGGCGCTGGTGGCTGCGCTGAAGCTCgctcagcagctggaggaaggACAGCGCTGCGTGGTCATCCTGCCCGACTCTGTCCGCAACTACATGTGAGACCCACCGCCAGACCCagattaaataaacacaaaagctGAACTGATTCTGTGGTGCCAGGTCAAAGTTCCTGAATGACCAATGGATGATTGACAGGGGTCACATGAGCCCCGAGCCTGGGCTGGACGTCAAACCCTGGTGCGGGTGTCAGCTTTGTTCCGCTGTACTGCGTTAGCACTTACTCAAATCTTGACTTTCACTTGGAAGGTGGTGGAACCTGGACGTCCAGTCGCTCTCGCTGCTCACCCCCGTCACCATCCCGTCAACCATGTCCTGCCAGAAAGCCATCAAAGCCTTGAAAGATGCGTCGCTTCAGCATGCCGCCGTCACCGACGAGTCTGGGTGATTAGCATCTTTCTCTCGCCGTTGCTATCTTGATTGTTGATTATAGTTGAATATTCCTGTTGAATATTCAATATGGCTGATATTCACTGACTGTGGCAGCTAGCAACAGCCTGTGTTGACCACAGTGACAGAATGTAGCATGCTGCCGCTTTTGAAATCTAAATGTTTGTTAGCA is part of the Synchiropus splendidus isolate RoL2022-P1 chromosome 10, RoL_Sspl_1.0, whole genome shotgun sequence genome and encodes:
- the cbsb gene encoding cystathionine beta-synthase b isoform X1, whose product is MPVFSGSPHMEAAAAGCPHASSLRNPDLPEDLKTNGTSSIHSNGHQLPADSGESRHDGGETSEDERKWTRPDLPSKCTWRLGAPESESPHSKAEPLPTPNILPNILWKVGNTPMVRLNRIPKEFGLKCEMLVKCEFFNASGSSKDRIAVRMVDDAEKAGILKPGDTIIEPSSGNTGIGLCLAAAVKGYRCIITMAERMSMEKVDLMKALGAEIVRTPNSAPFTSPESNVGVAWRLKSEIPNSHILDQYRSPSNPLVHYETTAEEILQQCDGKVDMVVAGGGTGGTLTGLARKLKEKCPNVKVVAVVPEGSIVGGPGKQGPRAPFEVEGIGYEFLPTVLDCSLIDHWYKSSDKDSFNMARKMIKEEGLLCGGSSGSALVAALKLAQQLEEGQRCVVILPDSVRNYMSKFLNDQWMIDRGHMSPEPGLDVKPWWWNLDVQSLSLLTPVTIPSTMSCQKAIKALKDASLQHAAVTDESGALLGMVTVKNILTNMAAGKVTSTEDVTKVICKNFKQVRECDSLGKLYGVLAAEPFVVVMSEQSKGERQTFAVVTSLDLLTFIASEEKKSHSPGDH
- the cbsb gene encoding cystathionine beta-synthase b isoform X2; protein product: MPVFSGSPHMEAAAAGCPHASSLRNPDLPEDLKTNGTSSIHSNGHQLPADSGESRHDGGETSEDERKWTRPDLPSKCTWRLGAPESESPHSKAEPLPTPNILPNILWKVGNTPMVRLNRIPKEFGLKCEMLVKCEFFNASGSSKDRIAVRMVDDAEKAGILKPGDTIIEPSSGNTGIGLCLAAAVKGYRCIITMAERMSMEKVDLMKALGAEIVRTPNSAPFTSPESNVGVAWRLKSEIPNSHILDQYRSPSNPLVHYETTAEEILQQCDGKVDMVVAGGGTGGTLTGLARKLKEKCPNVKVVAVVPEGSIVGGPGKQGPRAPFEVEGIGYEFLPTVLDCSLIDHWYKSSDKDSFNMARKMIKEEGLLCGGSSGSALVAALKLAQQLEEGQRCVVILPDSVRNYMSKFLNDQWMIDRGHMSPEPGLDVKPWWWNLDVQSLSLLTPVTIPSTMSCQKAIKALKDASLQHAAVTDESGALLGMVTVKNILTNMAAGKVTSTEDVTKVICKNFKQVRECDSLGKLYGVLAAEPFVVVMSEQSERQTFAVVTSLDLLTFIASEEKKSHSPGDH
- the cbsb gene encoding cystathionine beta-synthase b isoform X3, which encodes MMAETLQNAVSDKPARPQPGADWWKEGASAYTVCSDVVKSFSSFLVQRRRVVKCEFFNASGSSKDRIAVRMVDDAEKAGILKPGDTIIEPSSGNTGIGLCLAAAVKGYRCIITMAERMSMEKVDLMKALGAEIVRTPNSAPFTSPESNVGVAWRLKSEIPNSHILDQYRSPSNPLVHYETTAEEILQQCDGKVDMVVAGGGTGGTLTGLARKLKEKCPNVKVVAVVPEGSIVGGPGKQGPRAPFEVEGIGYEFLPTVLDCSLIDHWYKSSDKDSFNMARKMIKEEGLLCGGSSGSALVAALKLAQQLEEGQRCVVILPDSVRNYMSKFLNDQWMIDRGHMSPEPGLDVKPWWWNLDVQSLSLLTPVTIPSTMSCQKAIKALKDASLQHAAVTDESGALLGMVTVKNILTNMAAGKVTSTEDVTKVICKNFKQVRECDSLGKLYGVLAAEPFVVVMSEQSKGERQTFAVVTSLDLLTFIASEEKKSHSPGDH